The nucleotide sequence GAGCTGAAGATGGTGGACAGATTCATCTCTGAGGAGCTTTTAGGAGTGAGCAAGgtaaattaatttatctttaaaataaaggaaTCAGAACTTTAGATGGTTGATGAAGTTATATCTGATGATGTTACTGAACTGATTCAGGGGTTGTTTCCAATATCCAGCCCTTTCACATGTGCACAAACCCTACTCTTTGGTGGTGGGGGTCTTGTGTACGCATAAATGATGACCTGCTGTAATACGGCCCGtatttttagcacattttgCTCTTCTCCTGCATAGCAAACTTGTTGACAGAGAGGCGGTAACAGTGTTGCCCAATTTGCTTATTATaaactgtttttcatttctttctaaagtcacttgtaaatgtTGTTAGTCACAGGTGGtatttttttggctttgtttCTGAACATGAGGTTACTTATTTGGGCTTGGCTTTATTTTCTCAACAGAACCCCTTTAGCTAGCTATCACGCCACGCAACAAGAGACCTGCTCATGCTACTGCTGCGTTACAGACAGCAGCCGGCTAAATATCTGTCCGCACACACACCTTGGCCTGAAGTGTTTCTGAACCGTGCGTTTCTGactgtgctttgtttttgccttgCTTCTCTGCCCTTCCCTCAGAGCCCAGGGCTACTGCCAGTGGCCAGCTTTCAGAACGCGTATCTCTGCATTTCATTTTCTTCCTGCATGTTGCAAAAGGTCCTGCATAAAGTCAGTAGGAGATTAGTTGTGTCGTCTtattttgatcaattttaacaaCACATAACAGCTCAGAAAACATGTTGCGCTAACGGCTGGCGTTCCCTTAgggtgcgttcacaccaaatACGAACAAGGCTAATTTTTCTCCTTGATTCCCTGCAGTTGGTCGCTTGATATTTCGCCTCTCTCTTGCAAACAATCCGCAGAGAAAACAAAGCCAATTTCACCCACGTTCGCTTTACTGggtcatcaaataggaggagcaTCTATACGTTAGCCAGTTTCTCCTGTCTGTAACACTCACCGTGGTGGACATGGATTTTACCGAGCAAGTCACAGTGCTGTATGTGATGAGTCCAAAACCCTTCGGTTTCTACGGGATTGGTGCGTTtgagaaatagttttttttaactagtccacagttttatataaaaactGCATACGTTGGAACAAGACGAACTGTAAATAACAACAACCAACCCAGATGATGATGctaaacataatatttttccCTTCGTTTGAACAAAGTACTGATATAAAGTTTTCTATCCAATCAATATATGTAGTTCATagtaaaatattcaaatgttgAGTTTGCTTTCTAAAAATATCTATTCCAGTGTATTCCTTTTTTGCAACATGTGCAGAAAACAATTTTATCAAACAATAGGTTTATTGCGTCCGAAAAAAAGAGTATGTTTGAACACATATCATGGATTTTGAAAAACCCCtaagataaattattttatctctaaGGAAAAGGAGTCGGGGTTGAAAATTGTGGACAAATTCATCCCTGAGGAGCTTTCAGAGATGAACAAGGTAAatgattttatctttaaaactaAAGACTCAGATGTTTAGATGGTGGATAAATTTATATCTGATAAGATTTCTGCAATGATgaaggtaaattattttatctctaaGGAAAAGGAGTCAGAGCTGAAGATGGTGGACAGATTCATCTCTGAGGAGGTTTTAGGAGTGAGCAAGgtaaattaatttatctttaaaaagaacaaatcagATCTTTAGAGGGTGGATGAATTTATATATGAGGAAATTTCTAAAATGAtgaatgtaaattattttatctgtAAGGATAAGAAGTCAGAGCTGAAGATGATGAACACATCCATCACTGAGGAACCATCAGAGGTCAAGGAGATCAAAAAGATCATCTCTAAACAACGTTTACAGACCCAAGATATCTCAGAGGATATCATTGAACCCTGTAAAAATCAAGGGTTGAATGACAGAGCTGTTCCAGTAATCACAGCAAAGCAGCAGAACAAAGGAGTTGGAGTGAAGATCAAAACGTTTCTTCAAAAGTACAGTCAGCGACGATACAAGAGAGTTGCACCGCAGCAGTCGTTGGCTGTTAAAGAGGAACCCAGTGAGGAGGAGACGGATGTCGCAGGGCTGAAACAATCAGTGTCTGAGGAGCAGACACGTGACATCTTGAGAGCGGTCTCTGGAAAGACTGGCTGGTCACAGGCCGACCGCTTTATCTTGCTAGATTTAAAGGACTCAAACGTAGAGAAGGCAACACTTTCTCTTTGTAAAGAGAAAATACTGAAGACAGCAGAGAAACCCATCCTCAAAAGGGTTTTCTCTTTTGTCGGCAAAGCCCTCTCCAAGCCCTTTAAAAAGTCCTGAGGGCCACCTGAAGTGGTCAGGTTAAACCGGGCAGGTTTCCAACAACTTTGGAAACAATCAACACAGCTACATTCACTGACAAATCTTTTCACCCAGTCTTCACCAAGTCAGCACCTAATAGTCATGGTCTGAATCGGACATTATTTCATCCACAGGCAGATAGATGAACGATGTGTGTCAAAAATGTTGACTCCAGGAGGCCGCTACGTCAGAAAGGGCCACCAGAGAGCATGAGTGGTGGCACGGTGAGTGAAGCAGTGGTGTCACAGGCAGCTACCGGAGCATCCAGCAGTCAGTcggagcagcaggtgaaggtCAGTGAACACAGAGTCTGTCTCGCAGGCTCCTTAGACAGCATCACCAGCACTTGATGGAGTTGGATAGGGTTTGTGTTGTAGGTTCATGTGAAGGTGGGTTGTAGAGATGCATTAACCTAGCTGATGGAGCATTCAGATGTCCTGGTGAACAATGATGGAACCAGACATCTGTAAGCCCCTCATGCTACGTATTTAGGCTGTTTGGGAGTTTTTCTGTTACCATTGGTGGATATGTGAGGTGTACAGATGATGATATTaaccccaccacacacacacacacacaaacacattaagAGTCTAGAGACTGGAATCTGGGCAGGACTATGAAGACTGGAATCTGGGCAGGAATATGGAGACTGGaccctgggctggactatggagactggaacctgggcaggactatggagactggaatctgggctggactatggagactggaacctgggcaggactatgaagactggaacctgggcaggactatgaagactggaatctgggcaggactatggagactggaatctgggctggactatggagactggaacctgggctggactatggagactggaacctgggctggactatggagactggaccctgggcaggactatgaagactggaacctgggctggactatggagactggaacctgggcaggactatgaAGAATggaacctgggcaggactatgaagactggaacctgggctggactatggagactggaacctgggacCAGAAGCTGGAACTTGTAGCTGGACTTTGGATTATATAACCACAGGTTGGAGTGTGGAGCAGAGAGGAGTTCTGGTCAACAGTGGTCGAACCGCTGGTACCCACGAGGTAGCTCTGGAGACCTGAGACCAAGGTGGAGCTCTGGAGAGCAATGTCGAGGCCTGGAGATCCACTGACGCAGCCCTGGAGAGCAGGAAGCCGGTTTGTGTCTCCATGGAGCTCTGGCAATGACGGCAGAGGtaggttcacctggacaaccaTGTCAGAGAATTGAGATGAATAACACAAAGTAGCTTGTTCTGAAACCTTTGGAGAACTGGGATCAGGAAAAGAAGGCTGGGATGAAGATTTAACATGAGGTACTAATGGTAGTGACGGATCTGGAGCCATTGATGGTGATGATTGATCCAGATATGTGGTTGGCGGTGATAAAGATACTGGATACCTGGATACTCTAATTTTGATAACCCCCGTTTGGAACGACAAGTAGGAGGCATCACTGTAATACATCACAGTGACCTCTCACTCTGCCCCATCTCCGTCCTGGTAGAATTTTCTTCAACATCTTGCCTTCAGATTACCCGGTGCCTAGTCACTCATTGCGGATGTCAActgatagagttaagtttaataactctttgattctggaaagaaagccaacacaaacaagtttttagactcttctcaaagagacagagggcagaagagccagaaacgtgaggccgttttcatcacagtctcggctccatctgcgctggttacctctgtccatttgcctttattatcagacatcaaagaagtggcaggcggagtcaggggttcacaacatgggggtaagaaacaaaacaaaaggcaaggggggttttacaacatggTGTAAGATTAACATATATAGCAAGAGACTCTTGGTCTAGGAGAAccatctgtttctcctgtgtgaagttaaaacagtagaacagtccttaataaaaagataaaaagaaaatgattacattcacatttcttctaacaTCAACTACTGCCCCCCTAAACCATGGACctcatttatttcagatttcataGATTGTGTCACACAGCTatcctccatctctccatctGTCCTGCTTCTTGGTGACTTTAACATCCACACCCCCCACAGCTATATTAACATGTGATTTCTTGGATACCTTAAACTATCTCCAGCTCACACAGCATGTCAATTCACGCACTCATACACATGGACACATAACTTGTGACTTACTAACCTCACAATTTCTGACCATCTGCCAATTACTTTGGACATTAGCATCCACACTCGCCCCGCCAAACACACACGGACAATAACCTACTAGAACCTGAAGTCACTATCTTCCTCTCTGTCTGAGATGGATAGGTGGTGTCTATCCATCTCAGACACCACCAAACGTCTCGTAAACATGAAACTCAAGAAAGAGGTAGGTATGTCTGGAAGCAGAACTTGGTGGCAGCTGTGTAGTTGCAATGTTCTTCCTTGCTGCTGACGTTTGAGGGTGGACAGGCTGGAGATGGAGTACCTTGTACAGGGATTGTGATCACAGGTAATCACGGAGGAGAACAACGATTGACCTGGAAGTGAGGATTGGAACCAGAATACAACAGCGAAGAAAATTCCAAAGATCCAAGGCTTGGAATTGGCATTTGTTGTCAGGAACTGCTCCCTTTATCCAGCTCCTGATTGGCTCTCGACGAGTTGCACCTGTCAGCCTGCAGCACCTGTCACACCCTGCCTGAGGAGAAGAAACACACATACCCACACACTGCATCTGGAGACACAACAGTCTGGGGTTTTGGGCTCTGAGGAGACAACGAGTGGACCCTGGAGTGACATTGAGCAGACTGAGGTGACAATGACGAGACTCTTTGACGGTCAGGAGGGGACTCTGGGGTTATGATGAGTTTAGTCTTGGGCTGTCAGGTGGTATGAAGTAGGGTCTTGGGCTCTCATGTAGTAGATCAATATGCTCTGATGAAAACCACAGTACAGAGCACGACATGGACAGCTTTGTTGCTATGCACATCCAGAAAGGAACCGTCCCGCCCCCTTGATTATCCTGAACGGGCTTGAAGGTGTTATGGCGTCGCTTCTTTTGAGATATGAGGatgaagcagcagcaggcaagtaGGAAGTGTCAGCTGGATCCCCGAAAGCAGAGACATTAGCCATACCCTTCGAAGCAGGGACAAAAGACCTGGACAAATTCTTGGCTGTGGGAACAAAAGCATCACATTCCTCCACACAGCTCTTGAAGTGTTTGCCACATCTAGTCTTTAAATGGTGAACTGGGGCCTTTGAGGAGTCACTCATGCAGTAACTACCCATACTGATCTTAAACCTCTTGAAGCCCATGTCTACTTGATCCGAGTTTTGACTGAATTCTTATGTCATGATGCTGCTGCAAGGAGAACAGAGCTTTAACAAAGGACCAGACAGAAACATGTGGAAACGGGTATTATTACAGGAGGATGGAGTGGGTAGTAAAACAAACTGCTAAGCATATATAGTCTGAAGATATATGACAGGCAAACTGCAAGGGCTATTCAGTGAGAGAATGGAGAGCAGTCAGGTGAGATTTGAATTAGCTGAGACTTAAGCCAGCTTCACACTGACTACGCTCCTTGCGCGCTCCGTCTTTTCATTAAAACATGTGCCACACAGCACTCCAAACTAGATCCATTGTCAAACAGACATTTAACAAGAAACAATATAATGTAAAATGactacaaataaaacacaaaagaatcTACTAAAGCAATACACCAcacaataaatagaaaaaaaggaaaggaactAGTTTGGCAACACTTTAATAACCacaacaaacagataaaaagaaCTAGATTAGGCAAGACCTAAGAAGAAAATGATCACAGTCaagacacaaagaaaattaaaatataaacaccTATAAATCATGACACTAATAGTGGAATCAGACATCTGTACATCTCATATATGAAGCAAGAAGCCTGAAAGGCCTTTCTTACCTTTGCTTGGTGTGTGGGGCATACAGCTGTCATGGAGATCAATTTTAGTATCAGATGTCTGTAAGCCCTACATGCCAGGTAGTGAGAATGGTTTGGAATTTAGTGTCTGTTCAGCACATGTGGGGCATACAGATGTGGGGTTCCTCCATTGACCACCAAGATATCTGTATTCCCCACATACTAAGTAAATAGTGTCGGTTGGTGTTTTTTGCTATTAACTGATATGTGGAGCTTTCTGTTATCATGGTAGTGAGAATGGTTTGGAATTTAGTGTGTATGCAGCACATGTGGGGCATACAGATGTGAGGCTCCTCCGTTGACCACCAATATATCTGTATACCCAACATACTAGGTAATGAGTCTGGGTTGGTGTTTTTTGCCATTGCCTGATATGTGGAGCTTAATGTTATCATGGGTTTTTTATGCTGGGACCAAAGATCTGTATGCCCCACATGGCAGGCAATGAGCCAGGGTGAGCTTTCAATGTTCTTGCCAGGCATGTGGTGCTTACAGATGTCTGGTTGCTCCATTTGCCACCATGATATCTTTATGCTCACATGCTAGGGAATGAGCCTGATTGGGTGTTTCAAGCTGTTGTCTGGCATTTGGGACTTACAGTTGTCATGGTTAGTAATGCTAGAACCAGACATCTATATGTGCTATGTGCCAAACAATAAGCCTgagtaaatgttttgtgttcttGTCTGGTATGTGTGGGCAGACAGATGTTATTGTTACCCAAAATTCTATCAAGATATTTGTACACCCCTCATAACAGACATTGAGCCTGGGTGGGCGACTCATGCTATTGACTGGCATGTTGGGTGTACAGATGTTATTGTGGCTCAGATGTATGTACACCCCACATGCCAGGCATGGAATCTGGGTGGGAAATTTTTGCCATGTCCCAGCATGTGGGGAGTAGTTTTCA is from Fundulus heteroclitus isolate FHET01 chromosome 3, MU-UCD_Fhet_4.1, whole genome shotgun sequence and encodes:
- the LOC118557716 gene encoding uncharacterized protein LOC118557716, whose protein sequence is MVDKFISDKISAMMKVNYFISKEKESELKMVDRFISEEVLGVSKDKKSELKMMNTSITEEPSEVKEIKKIISKQRLQTQDISEDIIEPCKNQGLNDRAVPVITAKQQNKGVGVKIKTFLQKYSQRRYKRVAPQQSLAVKEEPSEEETDVAGLKQSVSEEQTRDILRAVSGKTGWSQADRFILLDLKDSNVEKATLSLCKEKILKTAEKPILKRVFSFVGKALSKPFKKS